A single Nocardioides bizhenqiangii DNA region contains:
- a CDS encoding MFS transporter, with protein MSATPEPYARRWQALGVLAASLLVITIDNTILNVALPSLRADLDVDSSQAQWIVDSYLLVFAGLLLVGGTLGDRFGRRRALILGLLVFGGGSVLAAFAGSANELIAARALMGVGAAGIMPATLSILMNIFPEEERPKAIAAWAGVSGLGVALGPIAGGLLLEEFSWASVFLVNIPIVIGAIFFAKVLVPESSDPETPRVDVVGAVLSIVGLTAIVWGLIEASEQGWTDLTILGAFAMGGSVLAVFLAWEKRVRQPMIDITIFRNLRFSASSLSIMLVFFGLLGTVFMLTTYLQTVLGYTPLEAGLRMIPVAVGLVVGSRAAITVAEKLGTKVAVAGGLLIVACGMQILSQADMDSGYGLVATALVIMGFGMAVGMGPATEAIMSSLPKEKAGVGSAMNDVLRELGGTLGVAVLGSILASKYGSSIDGSVSTLPEPVAAASQDSVEGAHVVAAQLGGDSATNLIASADQAFVTAMGTTTDIAAAVALAGALVALVFLPARRNRLEEEQEETAEPVEHEEAELALV; from the coding sequence ATGTCCGCAACACCCGAACCCTACGCACGACGTTGGCAGGCGCTAGGGGTCCTGGCCGCCAGCCTGCTCGTCATCACCATCGACAACACCATCCTCAACGTGGCGCTGCCCTCGTTGAGGGCCGACCTTGACGTCGACAGCAGCCAGGCGCAGTGGATCGTCGACAGCTACCTGCTGGTCTTCGCCGGGCTGCTGCTCGTCGGCGGCACACTGGGAGACCGGTTCGGCCGACGCCGGGCCCTGATCCTCGGCCTGCTGGTCTTCGGCGGCGGCTCGGTGCTGGCCGCGTTCGCCGGCAGTGCCAACGAGCTGATCGCGGCCCGTGCCCTGATGGGCGTCGGCGCGGCGGGGATCATGCCCGCCACGCTGTCGATCCTGATGAACATCTTCCCCGAGGAGGAGCGCCCCAAGGCGATCGCCGCCTGGGCCGGTGTGTCGGGCCTCGGCGTCGCTCTCGGCCCCATCGCGGGTGGGCTGCTGCTCGAGGAGTTCAGCTGGGCCAGCGTCTTCCTCGTGAACATCCCGATCGTGATCGGCGCGATCTTCTTCGCGAAGGTGCTCGTCCCCGAGTCGAGCGACCCCGAGACCCCGCGCGTCGACGTCGTCGGGGCAGTGCTCTCGATCGTGGGCCTGACCGCGATCGTCTGGGGCCTGATCGAGGCCTCGGAGCAGGGGTGGACCGACCTGACCATCCTCGGCGCGTTCGCCATGGGCGGTAGCGTCCTCGCGGTGTTCCTGGCGTGGGAGAAGCGGGTTCGCCAGCCGATGATCGACATCACGATCTTCCGCAACCTGCGCTTCAGCGCGTCGAGCCTGTCGATCATGCTGGTCTTCTTCGGTCTCCTCGGGACCGTGTTCATGCTGACGACCTACCTCCAGACCGTCCTGGGGTACACCCCCCTCGAGGCCGGCCTCCGGATGATCCCGGTCGCCGTCGGTCTCGTCGTCGGGTCCCGGGCTGCGATCACCGTTGCCGAGAAGCTGGGCACGAAGGTCGCAGTGGCGGGCGGTCTGCTGATCGTCGCCTGCGGGATGCAGATCCTGTCGCAGGCCGACATGGACTCCGGTTACGGCCTGGTCGCCACCGCGCTGGTCATCATGGGATTCGGGATGGCGGTCGGGATGGGACCGGCCACCGAGGCGATCATGAGCTCGCTCCCGAAGGAGAAGGCGGGCGTCGGCTCGGCGATGAACGACGTCCTGCGGGAGCTGGGCGGCACGCTCGGCGTCGCGGTCCTTGGAAGCATCCTGGCCAGCAAGTACGGCTCCAGCATCGACGGGTCGGTGTCGACGCTTCCCGAGCCGGTCGCCGCGGCGAGCCAGGACAGCGTGGAGGGCGCCCACGTCGTCGCGGCGCAGCTCGGCGGCGACTCGGCGACGAACCTCATCGCGTCGGCGGACCAGGCGTTCGTCACCGCGATGGGTACGACGACCGACATCGCCGCCGCGGTCGCGCTGGCCGGTGCACTCGTGGCCCTGGTCTTCCTCCCGGCCCGGCGCAACCGGCTCGAGGAGGAGCAGGAGGAGACGGCAGAGCCGGTGGAGCACGAGGAGGCCGAGCTGGCCCTGGTCTGA
- a CDS encoding LuxR C-terminal-related transcriptional regulator: MTTTPGAPSEAAARARRPSGLVARSRLFELLEDGAAGPVTLISAPPGSGKTTLVRSWLAARPSETASAWVDVPRDETDAAHFWGQVLDSIRDTAAVAADSVLATLVPTPHSEPGELVGHLLVGLRHVDHPLVLILDDVQHLRSADLVSDLETLVTEAPPGLHVVLLSRRDPKLGLHRLRLAGRLTEIRAADLEFTAEEAGELLAGAGVSVGADEVTRLHERTEGWATGLRLAAMSLTRHQSPEQFVAEFAGSERTIADYLLGEVLARQPAEVRDLLLRTCILDGVNGELADLLTGRRDGDRLLHELEEANALVVATDVARTWFRYHHLLLDLLRLELRRELPGEIGELHGRAARWYAAHGRAVDAIRHARLAEDWELTCELLGQHWVELLLDGEETTLSVLLDGIPRGVVDADAEVAAMLAADRLRHEQWAEADALLARARQTISDVPATRRGRADIAFATVQLFRARHLGGVEDVVDEANSAVERHLGTVEQGGSELEGLALFNLGVAKAWTLRFAEAEDDLERALALGRTIGRPYIEIGCLSALGNVATLSERLERGEQLLRDAIVVAERVGWTSHPLVGGACMGLAATLVDRGMLAEGELWAERAEPILARAGEPSASVGLRHVQGILAMARNRYEDALAAFRDGERLVEVLRAPHALAAITRPWQLRARLQLGETDAVRADLVDAPMTAQWCNVAARLSLIAGDPRGALAAVAPVLSGDAPVLHGNFRIEAYVLHALAKRAEGDADAALVSTERALALSEPNGNVGMILTIPGASELFRDHPNHRTAHGAHLQLLRDLLAGVEPEPTAAAAVTLEEPLKERELAVLRFLSTNLTAAEIGNELFLSVHTVKTHMRKLYAKLGVHTRAEAVQQGRALGLLAPARRTH; encoded by the coding sequence ATGACAACCACACCGGGGGCTCCGAGCGAGGCTGCCGCACGTGCGCGGCGCCCGTCCGGCCTGGTCGCTCGCTCGCGTCTGTTCGAGTTGCTCGAGGACGGGGCGGCCGGCCCGGTCACGCTCATCTCGGCACCGCCGGGCAGCGGCAAGACCACCCTCGTGCGCTCCTGGCTCGCGGCACGGCCGTCGGAGACAGCGTCGGCGTGGGTCGACGTGCCTCGCGACGAGACGGACGCGGCGCACTTCTGGGGCCAGGTGCTGGACTCGATCCGGGACACAGCTGCCGTCGCGGCCGACTCGGTGCTGGCAACCCTGGTCCCCACGCCCCACTCGGAACCGGGTGAGCTGGTGGGCCACCTCCTGGTCGGGCTGCGGCACGTCGACCACCCGCTGGTGCTGATCCTCGACGACGTGCAGCACCTCCGCTCGGCGGACCTGGTCTCCGATCTCGAGACGCTGGTGACGGAGGCGCCGCCCGGCCTGCACGTCGTGCTCCTGTCGCGGCGGGACCCGAAGCTCGGGCTGCACCGGCTCCGGCTGGCCGGCCGGCTCACCGAGATCCGCGCTGCGGACCTCGAGTTCACCGCCGAGGAGGCCGGCGAGCTCCTGGCGGGCGCCGGCGTGAGCGTCGGCGCGGACGAGGTCACCAGGCTCCACGAGCGGACCGAGGGGTGGGCGACGGGTCTCCGGCTGGCCGCGATGTCGCTGACGCGGCACCAGTCGCCGGAGCAGTTCGTGGCGGAGTTCGCCGGCAGCGAGCGCACCATCGCCGACTACCTGCTCGGCGAGGTGTTGGCGCGCCAGCCGGCCGAGGTCCGGGACCTGCTCCTCCGCACCTGCATCCTCGACGGGGTCAACGGCGAGCTCGCCGACCTGCTGACCGGGAGGCGCGACGGTGACCGGCTCCTGCACGAGCTCGAGGAGGCGAACGCGCTGGTCGTCGCGACCGACGTGGCCCGCACCTGGTTCCGCTATCACCACCTCCTGCTCGACCTGCTCCGCCTCGAGCTGCGTCGCGAGCTGCCGGGTGAGATCGGCGAGCTGCACGGCCGGGCGGCGCGGTGGTACGCCGCGCACGGTCGAGCGGTCGACGCCATCCGCCACGCCCGGCTGGCCGAGGACTGGGAGCTGACCTGCGAGCTGCTCGGCCAGCACTGGGTGGAGCTCCTGCTCGACGGCGAGGAGACCACCCTCAGCGTGCTCCTGGACGGCATCCCGCGCGGCGTGGTCGACGCCGACGCGGAGGTCGCCGCCATGCTCGCCGCCGACCGGCTCCGGCACGAGCAGTGGGCCGAGGCGGACGCTCTCCTGGCACGAGCGCGGCAGACGATCTCCGACGTGCCGGCGACCCGGCGCGGGCGGGCCGACATCGCCTTCGCGACCGTGCAGCTGTTCCGGGCCCGCCACCTCGGTGGTGTCGAGGATGTGGTGGACGAGGCGAACAGCGCGGTCGAGCGACATCTGGGAACCGTCGAGCAGGGAGGCTCCGAGCTCGAGGGGCTGGCGTTGTTCAACCTCGGTGTCGCGAAGGCGTGGACGCTCCGGTTCGCCGAGGCCGAGGACGACCTCGAGCGCGCCCTCGCGCTCGGCCGCACCATCGGCCGTCCCTACATCGAGATCGGCTGCCTCTCCGCGTTGGGCAACGTGGCCACGCTGTCGGAACGTCTCGAGCGCGGAGAGCAACTCCTACGGGACGCCATCGTCGTGGCGGAGCGCGTGGGATGGACCAGCCACCCGCTGGTCGGCGGCGCGTGCATGGGCCTCGCGGCGACACTGGTCGACCGGGGCATGCTGGCGGAGGGCGAGCTCTGGGCCGAGCGGGCCGAACCGATCCTGGCCCGGGCAGGAGAGCCGTCGGCCAGTGTCGGCCTGAGGCACGTCCAGGGGATCCTCGCCATGGCGCGCAACCGCTACGAAGACGCCCTCGCCGCCTTCCGCGACGGAGAGCGGTTGGTGGAGGTGCTGCGCGCCCCGCATGCGCTCGCAGCCATCACCCGACCGTGGCAGCTCCGCGCCCGGCTCCAGCTCGGCGAGACCGATGCCGTCCGCGCGGACCTGGTCGACGCGCCGATGACGGCCCAGTGGTGCAACGTCGCGGCGCGCTTGTCTCTGATCGCCGGCGACCCCCGGGGTGCCCTGGCCGCGGTCGCACCGGTCCTGAGCGGTGACGCGCCCGTCCTCCACGGGAACTTCCGGATCGAGGCGTACGTGCTCCATGCCTTGGCCAAGCGCGCCGAGGGCGACGCAGACGCGGCGCTCGTCAGCACCGAGCGCGCGCTTGCGCTCTCGGAACCCAACGGCAACGTGGGCATGATCTTGACGATCCCGGGCGCGAGCGAGCTGTTCCGCGACCATCCGAACCACCGCACCGCGCACGGAGCCCACCTCCAGCTGCTCCGCGACCTGCTGGCCGGCGTGGAGCCCGAGCCGACCGCCGCCGCCGCGGTGACGCTCGAGGAACCGCTGAAGGAACGTGAGCTGGCGGTGCTGCGTTTCCTGTCCACCAACCTGACCGCGGCCGAGATCGGCAACGAGCTGTTCCTCTCGGTGCACACCGTCAAGACGCACATGCGCAAGCTCTACGCCAAGCTCGGCGTGCACACGCGTGCGGAGGCGGTCCAGCAGGGTCGTGCGCTCGGACTGCTAGCGCCGGCGCGCCGTACGCACTGA
- a CDS encoding MMPL family transporter: MSRFLHRLAVFSARHRALVIGGWLVVLAALLVVSHQAGTKYSSSSTVDGSDSAAATELMERSFSAELADTSPIVFHTEEGSITDPEHRATVEASLHALSQDSDVASVTDSFAEGSATVSADGTTAYANLVPAEPLGDLSVEEAEAILDTATEPAEGTEVEVAAGGQLGTKVSKPETATSELVGILAAMLILVLVFGTITAMALPIASAIVGLMAGLSIVSLLGHAIAVPDVAPTIATMIGLGVGIDYALFIVTRARSARHEGRSVHDAIGHAAATSGSAVAFAGGTVVIALLALAVSGLSFITVLGQAAAIVVVVAVLASMTLLPALLSLCGDGIEKLRIGRDRRPTLGHSAVWQQWGERLARRPRLYAATSVLVLIGLSVPVLSLGLGLTDQSSAPESTSSRQAYDQLTESFGAGANAPLLVTVDLGSEPATGPDDPRLAQLHGGLSAADGVQAVGMPQLSQDGTAALMNVIPAGSPTSDVTKDLVDEVRDATIPASGLDAHVGGSTAQQLDLAELIGDRLPLIIGVVVALSVLLLMIAFRTVVAPLQAALVNLLAVGAAYGIVTAVFQEGIGITAIGLDGAIPIVSYVPMMMFAILFGLSMDYQVFLLSRVREEVDAGRSPRQAVIDGLAGTGKVIVSAGAIMVAVFASFVLNGDPTVKEFGVGLASAILIAVGMVVILLPAVMLLMGRRTWWLPGWLDRILPHLDVEGGSASEADEVAEKSRETVSA, translated from the coding sequence ATGTCCAGGTTCCTGCACCGACTGGCGGTCTTCTCGGCCCGCCACCGAGCCCTCGTCATCGGCGGTTGGCTCGTCGTCCTCGCCGCGCTCCTGGTGGTCAGCCACCAGGCCGGCACGAAGTACAGCAGCTCCTCCACGGTCGACGGCTCCGACAGCGCCGCGGCCACCGAGCTGATGGAGCGCTCGTTCTCGGCCGAGCTCGCCGACACCAGCCCGATCGTGTTCCACACCGAGGAGGGGTCGATCACCGACCCCGAGCACCGCGCGACGGTGGAGGCCTCCCTGCACGCGCTCTCCCAGGACTCCGACGTCGCATCCGTCACGGATTCTTTCGCGGAGGGCAGCGCGACGGTCTCGGCCGACGGCACGACCGCCTACGCCAACCTCGTTCCCGCCGAGCCGCTCGGTGACCTGAGCGTCGAGGAGGCCGAGGCGATCCTCGACACCGCGACCGAGCCGGCGGAGGGCACCGAGGTCGAGGTCGCTGCCGGCGGTCAGCTCGGCACCAAGGTCTCCAAGCCGGAGACCGCTACCAGTGAGCTGGTCGGGATCCTCGCGGCGATGCTGATCCTGGTGCTGGTGTTCGGCACGATCACCGCGATGGCGCTGCCCATCGCCAGTGCGATCGTCGGCCTGATGGCCGGGCTCAGCATCGTGTCGCTGCTCGGCCACGCCATCGCCGTACCCGACGTGGCGCCGACGATCGCGACGATGATCGGGCTCGGCGTCGGCATCGACTACGCGCTCTTCATCGTCACCCGCGCACGCTCGGCCCGTCACGAGGGCCGGAGCGTCCACGACGCGATCGGCCATGCGGCGGCGACCTCCGGGAGCGCGGTCGCGTTCGCCGGCGGCACCGTCGTGATCGCGCTCCTCGCGCTGGCGGTCTCCGGTCTCTCGTTCATCACCGTGCTGGGTCAGGCTGCCGCGATCGTCGTCGTGGTCGCCGTGCTCGCGTCGATGACGCTGCTGCCCGCTCTGCTCAGCCTGTGCGGCGACGGCATCGAGAAGCTCCGCATCGGACGCGACCGTCGGCCGACCCTCGGTCACAGTGCGGTCTGGCAGCAGTGGGGTGAGCGCCTCGCGCGGCGCCCGCGCCTGTACGCCGCGACGTCCGTGCTGGTGCTGATCGGGTTGAGTGTCCCGGTCCTGAGCCTCGGGCTCGGCCTCACCGACCAGTCCAGCGCGCCGGAGTCGACCAGCTCGCGCCAGGCCTACGACCAGCTGACCGAGTCGTTCGGCGCCGGAGCCAACGCCCCGCTGCTCGTGACGGTGGACCTCGGGTCCGAGCCGGCGACCGGTCCGGACGACCCTCGGCTGGCCCAGCTCCACGGCGGTCTCTCGGCAGCGGACGGCGTCCAGGCCGTCGGCATGCCTCAGCTGTCGCAGGACGGCACCGCCGCGCTGATGAACGTGATCCCCGCGGGTTCGCCGACCTCGGACGTCACCAAGGATCTGGTCGACGAGGTACGGGACGCCACGATCCCGGCCTCGGGGCTCGATGCCCACGTCGGCGGCTCCACCGCGCAGCAGCTCGACCTCGCCGAGCTGATCGGCGACCGACTGCCCCTGATCATCGGGGTGGTGGTCGCGCTGAGCGTGCTGCTGCTGATGATCGCGTTCCGCACGGTGGTCGCGCCGCTCCAGGCGGCCCTGGTGAACCTGCTGGCGGTGGGCGCTGCCTACGGCATCGTGACCGCGGTGTTCCAGGAAGGCATCGGCATCACCGCGATCGGGCTGGACGGAGCGATCCCGATCGTGTCGTACGTCCCGATGATGATGTTCGCCATCCTGTTCGGGCTGTCCATGGACTACCAGGTGTTCCTGCTCAGCCGGGTCCGCGAAGAGGTCGACGCCGGAAGGTCGCCGCGGCAAGCGGTCATCGACGGGCTGGCCGGCACCGGCAAGGTGATCGTCTCGGCCGGCGCGATCATGGTTGCGGTGTTCGCGAGCTTCGTCCTCAACGGCGACCCCACCGTCAAGGAGTTCGGTGTCGGCCTGGCCTCGGCCATCCTGATCGCGGTGGGCATGGTGGTCATCCTGCTGCCGGCCGTGATGCTGCTCATGGGCAGGCGGACCTGGTGGCTGCCCGGCTGGCTCGACCGGATCCTCCCGCACCTCGACGTGGAGGGGGGCAGCGCTTCCGAGGCCGATGAGGTGGCCGAGAAGTCCAGGGAAACGGTGAGTGCCTGA
- a CDS encoding alpha/beta fold hydrolase, which translates to MSTQLADWPSVTDTFLEVDGRQVRILSAPGRGASDARPQLLVHGLGGSSVTWVEVMEGLSEHGPVVAVDLPGFGRTPIADDDPLTMHGYVAFVLDVADALGWERFTLHGNSMGGLVGTLLAADDPDRVDRLVLVSPALPPRSPLGFLRPSRATIDGMLPVAVSSLTALALGAVGLAGPGLDARRNRALLKLIFPDPDGVDRAVLALMAADFAEDIEGVDRRRALLAATCSVSSLWADPRQTWRAIRGIQSPTLLLGGTKDALVPAKVLRSVLAARPDWEGHVIDDRRHALMLEDPETYLRLFDGWGAGAAAA; encoded by the coding sequence GTGAGCACCCAACTCGCCGACTGGCCGTCCGTGACCGACACGTTCCTGGAGGTGGACGGTCGTCAGGTCCGGATCCTCTCGGCGCCCGGCCGCGGGGCGTCCGATGCCCGTCCTCAGCTGCTCGTGCACGGTCTCGGCGGTTCGTCGGTCACCTGGGTGGAGGTCATGGAAGGCCTGTCCGAGCACGGTCCGGTGGTCGCCGTGGACCTGCCGGGTTTCGGTCGGACACCCATCGCCGACGACGACCCGCTCACCATGCACGGGTACGTCGCCTTCGTGCTCGACGTCGCGGACGCCCTGGGGTGGGAGAGATTCACCCTGCACGGCAACTCGATGGGCGGTCTGGTCGGGACCCTCCTCGCGGCCGATGACCCCGACCGTGTCGACCGCCTCGTCCTGGTGTCACCGGCGTTGCCCCCGCGCTCGCCGCTCGGATTCCTCAGGCCCAGCCGCGCGACGATCGACGGCATGCTGCCGGTCGCTGTGTCGTCCCTCACCGCGCTGGCCCTCGGAGCCGTCGGGCTAGCAGGACCCGGGCTCGACGCGCGTCGTAACCGGGCCCTGCTCAAGCTGATCTTCCCGGACCCGGACGGGGTCGACCGTGCGGTGCTCGCCCTCATGGCAGCCGACTTCGCGGAGGACATCGAGGGCGTCGACCGTCGCCGCGCCCTCCTGGCGGCGACCTGTTCGGTCTCGTCGCTGTGGGCCGACCCGCGCCAGACGTGGCGCGCCATCCGGGGGATCCAGTCGCCGACGCTGCTGCTCGGTGGCACCAAGGACGCGCTCGTCCCGGCGAAGGTGCTGCGGTCGGTCCTCGCCGCCCGTCCCGACTGGGAGGGCCATGTCATCGACGACCGGCGTCATGCCCTGATGCTCGAGGACCCCGAGACCTACCTCAGGCTCTTCGACGGTTGGGGTGCCGGCGCGGCGGCAGCCTGA